One part of the Treponema peruense genome encodes these proteins:
- a CDS encoding TolC family protein — protein MKKCILTAALFAAAVCLCQAQSDKDEQTVTLTEDSAVAYALENSLSIKSSAIDLEIKKRAGDNAWNVLLPTVQASGTLSRSGTSSYSSMEAAAQSALLSARVGALENALEKEGSRPLSVGDQAALYNQILGGMGYEDTESGHWTTVGNLGVSWNLSLAYIGQIKAAKADYEGGKITYEKSVRETEVNVRKLFYGLLLQQENIRIQKASLENARLRAVQTETNFKNGLVPELSMLQAQVSYENKRPEVEQADRLLRQQLDTFAFIIGLPVGTNIVLDGSIEPEYVDVDVDTLIQKYSASSLDIKNLDATISSLKDNLSAINLSSYTPALALNYSLQPALIYGLDFDRYTDADNWNDSNSFSITLAWNLTNLLPWSSNRQNAKNIESNIKKLELSREMAVENQKVEVRKAVDTLTQARQQIDAMGRNIKLAQRSYEMTMRSYRNGTTELLDVRDAESQLDQAKLGLANQKFNYISALLDLEKTLNINLTSAKNEGGNK, from the coding sequence ATGAAAAAATGTATTTTAACGGCGGCTCTGTTTGCAGCTGCAGTTTGTTTGTGCCAGGCTCAGTCAGACAAAGATGAACAGACTGTAACTCTTACAGAAGATTCTGCCGTGGCATATGCACTTGAAAACAGTCTTTCAATAAAAAGTTCCGCAATAGATCTTGAAATAAAAAAACGTGCAGGCGACAATGCGTGGAATGTTCTTCTGCCAACTGTTCAGGCAAGCGGAACCTTGTCGCGTTCAGGAACTTCAAGCTATTCTTCTATGGAAGCCGCAGCACAGAGCGCACTTCTTTCTGCAAGAGTCGGTGCTTTGGAAAATGCTTTGGAAAAAGAAGGAAGCCGCCCTCTTTCTGTTGGTGATCAGGCAGCCTTGTACAACCAGATTCTTGGCGGAATGGGTTACGAAGACACTGAAAGCGGCCACTGGACAACAGTAGGAAACCTTGGTGTAAGCTGGAACTTAAGTCTTGCTTACATTGGCCAGATAAAAGCGGCAAAGGCAGACTACGAAGGCGGAAAAATCACTTACGAAAAGTCAGTGCGTGAAACTGAAGTCAATGTAAGAAAATTATTTTACGGGCTTCTATTGCAGCAGGAAAATATCCGCATACAAAAGGCTTCTTTGGAAAATGCAAGACTGCGCGCTGTCCAGACAGAAACAAATTTCAAAAACGGTCTTGTTCCCGAACTGTCAATGCTTCAGGCTCAGGTCTCCTACGAAAACAAGCGTCCCGAAGTAGAACAGGCCGACCGTCTTTTAAGGCAGCAGCTGGACACCTTTGCGTTTATCATAGGACTTCCCGTAGGAACAAACATAGTCCTTGACGGAAGCATTGAGCCTGAATACGTTGATGTGGATGTAGACACACTTATCCAAAAATATTCAGCTTCAAGCCTTGATATAAAAAACCTTGACGCAACAATCAGTTCGTTAAAAGACAATCTTTCTGCAATAAATTTGAGTTCGTATACACCGGCACTTGCACTGAACTATTCGCTTCAGCCTGCACTTATTTACGGACTGGACTTTGACAGATACACAGATGCAGACAACTGGAATGACAGCAATTCTTTTTCTATAACACTTGCGTGGAATCTTACAAATCTTCTGCCGTGGTCGTCAAACAGACAAAATGCAAAGAATATTGAGTCCAATATTAAAAAACTTGAACTCAGCCGCGAGATGGCTGTAGAAAATCAGAAGGTGGAAGTAAGAAAAGCCGTTGACACTCTTACACAGGCCAGACAGCAGATAGACGCAATGGGACGCAATATCAAACTTGCCCAGCGTTCGTACGAAATGACAATGCGTTCCTACAGAAACGGAACAACAGAACTTCTTGACGTTAGGGATGCAGAGTCACAGCTTGACCAGGCAAAACTGGGACTTGCAAACCAGAAATTCAATTATATAAGCGCGCTTCTTGATCTTGAGAAAACGCTTAACATAAATTTGACATCCGCAAAAAATGAGGGAGGCAATAAATGA
- a CDS encoding efflux RND transporter permease subunit translates to MTFSEKCVNKPTTTLLTFIIMIALGIFCTFSLPVDMFPDMTLPYMVVYTNYRNAGPEEVEQSVTRTMESTLSGLSGLKTMQSQSHSGLSLVFLEFDYGTNLDSASNEIRDKIDLVRGYLPDDAEAPITIKMDPSMMPIMMLSVQGERTPEELRKFAEDVVQPKLEQVDGVASANVIGGREKSINVDIPRDRLEAYGLSISTVAQMIGAQNIQSSGGVITSGDTNYTIKTNGKYKSLEDIKNTVITYKAAASDGFSVPALLTVRLRDIADVYEGYKDQSTLAYLNGQPSVMLNIQKQSGKNSVTAAKNARKAIDKIRKELPGDIQIIETNNTTDIIEQTISEVVTSVIQGALLAVAVLFIFLRSLKSTFIIGLSIPISVFITLMLMYFKGISINIISMAGLLLGIGMLVDNSIVVLENIYSYRQRDAKPKVAAILGSQEMISSITSSTLTSVCIFLPMLLFQKKLGMMGQLFNNLAYTIIFSLLCSLVVAIALVPVLCSTYLPIDKIVDDGKKGFAYGINRAFNKFFYNLDNAYARGVKFVLRHKKPFILTLVVLFVVSVFSIKFIGFIFMPESASNSVTLNFELPKGTPLEITEETVREMEQIAGQELKGVKYTSVTVGGGGLFSSSSDTNQGSITFSLYSSEERQEGWDNEKSAKAKLRKYFNSFPGATLSFGSNMNSASSGGLSINIRSDDLDLVRSTAAQIEEVLKTKGQDVVTEASSDIESGLPQAEIIVDRERMYELGLNIYNVGAEINAAINGTTASRYTEKGDDIDVIVRLSEKDKNKLADLDQISVVNAQGQRIPLSSFARYEENLAPVSILREDQARIAHVTAKPVSGLSLDKVQSQVMKLINDNIPKDEGVTISFSGDYEDMIDAVSNFSLIILMAAALVFVVMASQFESLVDPFIVILTIPLSFIGVIAIYAITGEQLNIITVMGMLVLVGTIVNNGIVLVDYTNLLRKRGYNLEEACVEAARNRLRPILMSTLTTVISLAPMAFFPGEGSSMMQPISLTVFGGMTFGSFMTLFLMPAIYCIVNSRRMKSAQKKAAKKAEADQRKIEAYDKAHSQKTE, encoded by the coding sequence ATGACTTTTTCTGAAAAATGCGTAAATAAGCCTACAACGACTTTGCTTACGTTTATTATAATGATCGCACTCGGAATATTCTGTACGTTCAGTCTTCCGGTTGATATGTTTCCTGACATGACGCTTCCGTACATGGTTGTTTATACAAATTACAGAAACGCCGGTCCTGAAGAAGTAGAGCAGAGTGTTACAAGAACAATGGAAAGCACTCTTTCGGGACTGAGCGGACTCAAAACAATGCAGTCACAGTCTCATTCCGGTTTAAGCCTTGTCTTTCTTGAATTTGATTACGGAACAAACCTGGACAGTGCTTCCAACGAGATAAGGGACAAAATAGATCTTGTGCGCGGTTATCTTCCTGATGATGCAGAAGCGCCTATTACCATTAAAATGGATCCTTCCATGATGCCTATCATGATGCTCAGTGTTCAGGGTGAGCGTACTCCGGAGGAACTCAGAAAATTTGCAGAAGATGTTGTCCAGCCAAAACTGGAACAGGTAGACGGTGTTGCTTCTGCAAACGTAATAGGCGGCCGCGAAAAGTCAATCAATGTTGATATTCCGCGTGACAGACTTGAAGCTTACGGACTTTCAATTTCTACTGTTGCACAGATGATTGGTGCTCAGAATATTCAGAGTTCGGGCGGTGTAATTACAAGCGGCGACACAAACTATACGATAAAAACAAACGGCAAGTACAAGAGCCTTGAAGATATTAAAAATACTGTAATTACTTACAAAGCCGCGGCTTCTGACGGATTCAGCGTACCGGCTCTTCTTACAGTGCGCCTTCGGGACATAGCGGACGTCTATGAAGGCTACAAAGACCAGAGTACTCTTGCTTATCTTAACGGACAGCCGAGTGTTATGCTCAATATTCAGAAACAGAGCGGAAAGAATTCTGTAACTGCTGCAAAAAATGCACGCAAGGCTATTGATAAAATCCGCAAAGAACTTCCGGGTGATATTCAGATTATAGAAACAAACAATACTACTGACATTATTGAACAGACAATTTCTGAAGTTGTAACATCCGTTATTCAGGGTGCGCTTCTTGCAGTTGCTGTTCTGTTCATATTCCTAAGATCCCTCAAGAGTACGTTTATTATCGGACTTTCAATTCCGATTTCGGTTTTCATAACCCTTATGCTCATGTACTTCAAGGGAATTTCAATCAACATAATTTCTATGGCAGGTCTTCTTCTTGGAATAGGAATGCTTGTTGACAACTCAATTGTTGTTCTTGAAAATATTTATTCTTACAGACAGCGCGATGCAAAGCCCAAGGTTGCTGCAATTCTTGGCTCGCAGGAAATGATTTCATCTATCACTTCAAGTACGCTGACATCAGTCTGTATCTTCCTTCCTATGCTTTTGTTCCAGAAAAAACTGGGCATGATGGGACAGCTGTTCAATAACCTTGCTTATACAATTATTTTCTCTCTGCTTTGTTCTCTGGTTGTTGCCATTGCACTTGTTCCTGTTTTGTGTTCAACATATCTTCCTATAGATAAAATTGTTGACGACGGAAAGAAAGGCTTTGCTTACGGAATTAACCGTGCATTCAATAAGTTCTTCTATAATCTGGACAATGCTTATGCACGCGGCGTTAAGTTCGTGCTCAGGCACAAAAAGCCGTTTATTCTTACGCTGGTTGTTTTGTTTGTAGTTTCGGTTTTCTCAATAAAATTTATCGGCTTTATTTTTATGCCGGAATCAGCATCGAATTCTGTTACACTGAACTTTGAACTTCCGAAGGGAACACCTCTTGAAATTACAGAAGAAACCGTACGCGAAATGGAGCAGATTGCAGGACAGGAACTTAAAGGTGTTAAGTATACTTCGGTTACTGTCGGTGGCGGCGGCCTGTTCTCTTCAAGTTCTGACACAAACCAGGGTTCAATTACATTCTCTCTTTATTCTTCAGAAGAAAGACAGGAAGGCTGGGATAACGAAAAGTCTGCAAAGGCAAAACTCAGAAAATACTTTAATTCGTTCCCTGGCGCAACGCTCAGTTTTGGAAGCAATATGAACAGTGCTTCCAGCGGCGGACTAAGCATTAATATCCGCAGTGATGATCTTGATCTTGTACGCTCAACGGCTGCCCAGATAGAAGAAGTCTTGAAAACAAAAGGCCAGGATGTCGTAACAGAAGCTTCAAGTGATATAGAAAGCGGACTTCCGCAGGCCGAAATTATTGTTGACCGCGAAAGAATGTATGAACTTGGACTGAATATTTACAACGTTGGTGCAGAAATCAACGCGGCCATTAACGGAACAACTGCCAGCCGCTATACAGAAAAAGGCGATGACATCGATGTAATAGTCCGTCTTTCCGAAAAGGACAAAAACAAACTGGCAGACCTTGACCAGATTTCTGTCGTTAACGCACAGGGACAGCGCATTCCGCTTTCAAGCTTTGCACGTTATGAAGAAAATCTTGCTCCGGTTTCTATTTTGCGTGAAGACCAAGCGCGTATTGCCCATGTTACTGCAAAACCTGTTTCGGGTCTTTCGCTTGATAAAGTTCAGTCGCAGGTAATGAAACTTATAAATGACAATATTCCTAAGGATGAAGGAGTTACAATTTCATTCAGCGGTGACTATGAAGATATGATTGATGCCGTTTCTAACTTTTCGCTAATTATCCTTATGGCGGCGGCACTCGTATTTGTTGTCATGGCAAGTCAGTTTGAATCTCTTGTAGATCCATTTATTGTTATTCTTACAATACCGCTTTCGTTCATCGGTGTTATAGCAATTTATGCAATTACCGGTGAACAGCTTAACATTATTACCGTAATGGGAATGCTTGTTCTTGTCGGAACAATAGTCAATAACGGAATTGTTCTGGTTGACTACACGAATCTTTTAAGAAAGAGAGGCTACAATCTCGAAGAAGCGTGTGTTGAAGCCGCAAGAAACAGATTGCGCCCGATTCTTATGAGTACGCTTACAACAGTTATTTCCCTTGCACCAATGGCTTTCTTCCCGGGTGAAGGTTCGTCAATGATGCAGCCCATAAGCCTTACGGTTTTTGGCGGAATGACGTTCGGTTCCTTTATGACACTTTTTCTTATGCCCGCTATTTACTGCATAGTAAATTCACGCCGCATGAAGAGTGCACAGAAGAAGGCTGCAAAGAAAGCAGAAGCTGACCAGAGAAAGATAGAAGCCTATGACAAGGCTCATTCACAGAAAACGGAGTAG
- a CDS encoding BrnA antitoxin family protein — translation MITSKKLTAERIAEIEKTPIVYDEDSPEFSKEELQEFVPYHKEYFDITPKKILISIKLDADLLAMMKATGKGYQTRINKCLREAVISGKF, via the coding sequence ATGATTACATCAAAAAAATTAACGGCTGAACGAATTGCAGAAATTGAAAAGACCCCAATAGTATACGATGAGGATTCTCCTGAATTTTCAAAAGAAGAATTACAGGAATTTGTTCCATACCATAAAGAATATTTTGATATTACTCCAAAAAAAATTTTAATATCCATAAAACTTGATGCCGATCTTTTGGCAATGATGAAAGCAACAGGAAAAGGATACCAGACCCGCATCAATAAATGCCTTCGTGAAGCAGTAATATCAGGAAAATTCTGA
- a CDS encoding TetR/AcrR family transcriptional regulator, translating to MSKKTDTKEKIILAAFSFYKNPSMEKVSLSKIAARVGITKAAIYKHFSGREDLERAMSDYIYDTTQAELAALRKKDPDLLSRESMAAIAEFFVSHIEFLSFFIMSSPCISVDTLLLEFKRHGVEGLDDVIGADCFIKSMPKYITCIFVCTTFVPFILGRKGGRVNSCSQDDRSFSSGLADLVYRGAGFIPSDEKRLVELDELCIKDIGGLAPVDRILKALSGVIAKNGFTGVTVEAIAQELGMAKSSLYTWFSNKSEMIITLIRNEMGSMISFVNRNLSFVNEPQEKIYVLLKTCLEYLIARPETLDVFKWIQLQNIKIFPEGHICEGVENLVRLSRLIEKNRKVVCSDMSPFYIPWLFSMPVFVVVQGRIHRFSKETMCGILRILFSLVCGGVESRNSNFNTDIIGEIK from the coding sequence ATGTCAAAAAAGACAGACACAAAAGAAAAAATTATTCTAGCAGCTTTCTCATTTTATAAAAATCCGTCTATGGAAAAAGTGTCCCTGTCAAAAATAGCTGCACGTGTGGGAATAACAAAGGCTGCAATTTACAAACATTTTTCGGGCAGGGAAGATCTTGAACGCGCAATGTCTGACTATATTTATGACACAACCCAGGCCGAACTGGCAGCCCTCAGAAAAAAAGATCCCGACCTTCTTTCAAGGGAATCAATGGCGGCAATTGCAGAATTTTTTGTATCGCATATTGAATTCCTGTCATTTTTTATAATGAGTTCGCCCTGCATTTCTGTAGACACACTTCTCTTGGAATTCAAGCGGCATGGTGTAGAAGGACTCGATGATGTTATCGGCGCAGACTGTTTCATCAAAAGCATGCCCAAATACATTACATGCATTTTTGTCTGCACAACCTTTGTGCCTTTTATTCTTGGCAGAAAAGGTGGACGTGTTAATTCGTGTTCGCAGGATGACCGTTCATTTTCTTCAGGGCTTGCAGATCTTGTATACAGGGGCGCAGGGTTTATTCCATCGGATGAAAAAAGACTTGTCGAACTTGATGAACTTTGTATAAAAGATATTGGCGGTCTTGCACCGGTAGACAGAATATTAAAGGCTTTGTCCGGTGTTATTGCAAAAAATGGATTTACTGGAGTGACAGTAGAAGCAATTGCACAGGAACTTGGAATGGCAAAAAGCAGCCTGTATACATGGTTCAGCAATAAATCTGAAATGATTATTACGCTTATCCGCAATGAAATGGGTTCTATGATTTCTTTTGTTAACCGCAATTTGTCTTTTGTAAATGAGCCGCAGGAAAAAATATATGTTCTTTTGAAAACCTGTCTGGAATATCTTATTGCACGCCCAGAAACCCTTGATGTATTCAAGTGGATTCAGCTTCAGAATATAAAAATATTTCCTGAAGGTCATATTTGTGAGGGAGTTGAAAATCTGGTCAGGCTTTCCAGATTAATAGAAAAAAACAGAAAAGTTGTATGTTCTGATATGTCGCCTTTTTATATTCCGTGGCTTTTTTCCATGCCGGTTTTTGTTGTTGTGCAGGGGCGCATACACAGGTTTTCAAAAGAAACGATGTGCGGTATTTTAAGGATTTTGTTTTCCCTTGTCTGTGGCGGTGTTGAATCCAGAAATAGTAATTTTAATACAGATATAATTGGTGAGATTAAATAA
- a CDS encoding efflux RND transporter periplasmic adaptor subunit — translation MKYSDKKNAALITVLSAAGIIFCASAVSCKQKQAAPAAAEETETMFAVNTYKTSEGSLDEYLEFGGDVSSVSSVDVLPDMAGKIARILVSVGDMVQKDQIIAYVDASRPGMNYSASPVKAPISGRITSFAPTVGTMVSQSMSIAKIADTDELQIKVNVAERFISRISDGQTAVVTFDAYPGVSFTAKVFEVSPVLDTTTRTMAIKLRVEPADPRIRVGMYARVRLVTNTRKNAIVIPEASVVTRNAKDNVFIIVPAVSESEKPTVRISEITRGISVDGRTEVISGITAGDEIVVKGQGLLNDGSTVNIISVSDSL, via the coding sequence ATGAAATACTCTGATAAAAAAAATGCGGCTTTGATTACCGTATTAAGTGCAGCCGGAATAATCTTCTGTGCTTCGGCCGTATCATGCAAACAAAAACAGGCAGCCCCTGCAGCAGCAGAAGAAACAGAAACAATGTTTGCCGTAAACACTTATAAAACTTCGGAAGGAAGTCTTGATGAATATCTTGAATTCGGCGGTGATGTTTCTTCTGTTTCATCAGTAGACGTTCTGCCTGACATGGCCGGAAAAATTGCAAGGATTCTTGTTTCTGTAGGAGATATGGTTCAGAAAGACCAGATCATCGCTTACGTAGATGCAAGCCGTCCAGGAATGAACTACAGCGCAAGTCCGGTCAAGGCACCGATTTCCGGAAGGATTACGTCTTTTGCTCCTACGGTAGGAACAATGGTATCGCAGTCCATGTCAATTGCAAAGATTGCAGACACTGACGAACTTCAGATAAAAGTAAATGTTGCCGAGCGTTTCATAAGCCGCATATCAGACGGTCAGACTGCAGTCGTTACATTCGATGCTTACCCGGGTGTTTCCTTTACTGCAAAGGTTTTTGAAGTAAGCCCTGTACTTGATACTACAACAAGAACCATGGCAATAAAACTCCGTGTTGAACCTGCAGACCCCAGAATACGCGTGGGAATGTATGCGCGCGTAAGGCTTGTTACAAATACCCGCAAAAATGCAATTGTAATTCCTGAAGCATCTGTTGTTACACGTAACGCAAAAGACAATGTATTTATAATTGTACCTGCAGTATCAGAATCAGAAAAACCTACTGTTAGGATATCAGAAATTACGCGCGGAATTTCTGTTGACGGCCGCACAGAAGTAATTTCCGGAATTACTGCCGGAGACGAAATTGTCGTTAAAGGACAGGGCCTTCTCAATGACGGCTCTACCGTAAATATAATTTCTGTTTCTGACAGTCTTTGA
- a CDS encoding PG0541 family transporter-associated protein, with amino-acid sequence MQENVNDSSSKNLVRIEIICSQALEEDFNEEFKNAGVAKRYTKISPVMGAGYSNPHLGDAVWPQLNLMYIIYCDDDEAKKIQDIVVKLRKLFITEGIACFIGRGTEV; translated from the coding sequence ATGCAGGAAAATGTAAATGATTCAAGTTCAAAAAATCTTGTTCGCATAGAAATTATCTGCTCGCAGGCGCTGGAGGAAGACTTTAATGAGGAATTCAAAAACGCAGGTGTTGCAAAACGTTACACAAAAATTTCGCCGGTAATGGGCGCCGGCTACAGTAATCCTCATCTTGGAGATGCAGTCTGGCCACAGCTCAACTTAATGTACATAATATACTGTGACGACGACGAGGCAAAAAAGATTCAGGATATTGTAGTAAAGTTAAGAAAACTTTTCATAACAGAAGGAATCGCCTGTTTCATCGGCCGCGGAACAGAAGTGTAA
- a CDS encoding glycosyltransferase family 4 protein, whose protein sequence is MNRILINGNFLCRNLTGIERFAWEVLARMDKCIKDEDISIYIPANAKVFPEYKNIHIVISEKQIRSFPLWDLFYFKGACKKLKAIGLNFSNTAPLGKYCGFAFLHDIYAKDYPKDFAGFKDKLIKIYCRLNYRNIAKNAKKVLTVSEFSAARIKKAYKVPDEKIKIIPNGWEHFKDIIPDGTVFEKFPSLKKGSYYFTLGSLSKRKNLRWIAEYAKEHPEEHFAVSGKAISGLVPPELKDLQTLKNVTLLGYVSDAQVKCLMQNAAAFIFPSYYEGFGIPPLEALCCGTPAVISKSASLPGIYGTAAHYIDADSTNCSISDLLKEPVSSPDEVLETYTYENAAKKLLDILQSC, encoded by the coding sequence ATGAACAGAATTTTAATCAACGGAAACTTTCTGTGCCGCAATCTTACCGGAATAGAACGCTTTGCATGGGAAGTTCTTGCAAGAATGGATAAGTGTATAAAAGACGAAGATATTTCCATTTATATTCCAGCAAATGCAAAAGTTTTCCCTGAATACAAAAATATTCACATTGTGATTTCAGAAAAACAGATTCGCTCTTTTCCTCTCTGGGACCTTTTTTATTTTAAGGGTGCATGCAAAAAACTTAAGGCAATCGGGCTTAATTTTTCAAACACGGCTCCGTTGGGCAAATACTGCGGCTTTGCATTTTTACATGATATTTACGCAAAGGACTATCCGAAAGATTTTGCCGGTTTTAAAGACAAACTCATTAAAATTTACTGCAGGCTCAACTACAGGAACATTGCAAAAAATGCAAAAAAAGTTCTGACAGTTTCAGAATTCAGCGCCGCAAGAATAAAAAAAGCTTACAAGGTTCCGGATGAAAAAATTAAAATTATTCCAAACGGCTGGGAACATTTCAAAGACATAATTCCTGACGGAACAGTATTTGAAAAATTCCCTTCGCTTAAAAAAGGCAGCTATTATTTTACACTGGGCAGCCTTTCCAAAAGAAAAAATCTCAGGTGGATTGCTGAATATGCAAAAGAACATCCCGAAGAACATTTTGCAGTTTCGGGTAAAGCAATATCGGGTCTTGTTCCGCCTGAACTAAAAGACCTCCAGACACTCAAAAACGTTACACTTCTGGGATACGTTTCTGACGCGCAGGTAAAATGCCTTATGCAGAATGCCGCGGCTTTTATTTTCCCGTCATACTACGAAGGCTTCGGAATTCCGCCTCTTGAAGCCCTTTGCTGCGGAACTCCAGCTGTAATTTCAAAATCTGCAAGTCTTCCCGGAATTTACGGAACAGCAGCCCATTATATAGACGCAGACAGCACTAACTGCAGCATTTCTGATCTTCTAAAAGAACCGGTATCTTCACCTGATGAAGTTCTTGAAACTTACACTTATGAAAATGCAGCAAAAAAACTGCTTGACATTTTACAATCTTGTTAA
- a CDS encoding nucleotide sugar dehydrogenase, with amino-acid sequence MKIAVAGTGYVGLSNAILLAQNNTVFAVDIIKEKVELINSKKSPIADKEIEEYLSEKKLDLTALTDGKAAYKQADFVIISTPTNYDHEKNYFDTSSVEAVLKEVIECGSKATVVIKSTVPVGYTEKLIKATGYKSILFSPEFLREGHALYDNLYPSRIVVSYSKDDEKMKEKAKIFAGLLQSGAIKKEIQVLYPHCTEAEAIKLFANTYLALRVAYFNELDTYAETRGLDTKSIIEGVSLDPRIGNFYNNPSFGYGGYCLPKDTKQLLANYSDVPQNLIQAIVDSNITRKDFIASQVIAKKPSTVGIYRLTMKANSDNFRQSSIQGVMKRIKARGIPVIVYEPTCKEDTFFNSKIERSLDAFKKTCDVIIANRMTEDLLDVKDKVYTRDLYSRD; translated from the coding sequence ATGAAAATCGCAGTCGCCGGAACAGGATACGTCGGACTTTCAAACGCAATACTTCTTGCACAGAACAATACTGTTTTTGCAGTAGACATAATCAAAGAAAAAGTTGAATTAATCAATTCAAAAAAATCACCAATAGCAGACAAAGAAATAGAAGAATACCTTTCAGAAAAAAAACTTGACCTTACTGCCCTTACCGACGGAAAGGCTGCATACAAACAGGCAGATTTCGTAATTATTTCCACACCCACAAACTACGACCACGAAAAAAATTATTTTGACACTTCTTCTGTAGAAGCAGTTCTCAAAGAAGTGATTGAATGCGGTTCAAAAGCAACTGTCGTAATAAAATCAACAGTCCCTGTCGGATACACAGAAAAACTCATTAAAGCAACCGGATACAAAAGCATTCTCTTTTCACCGGAATTTCTGCGCGAAGGACATGCTCTTTACGACAATCTTTACCCGTCACGCATAGTTGTAAGTTATTCAAAAGATGATGAAAAAATGAAAGAAAAAGCAAAGATATTTGCCGGTCTTCTGCAGTCAGGTGCAATCAAAAAAGAAATACAGGTTCTTTACCCTCACTGCACTGAAGCCGAAGCAATAAAGCTTTTTGCAAACACATACTTGGCGTTAAGGGTCGCATACTTCAACGAACTTGACACCTATGCCGAAACACGCGGACTTGACACAAAGTCCATCATAGAAGGTGTAAGCCTTGACCCACGAATAGGAAACTTCTACAATAACCCGTCGTTCGGTTACGGCGGATACTGCCTGCCAAAAGACACAAAACAGCTTCTTGCAAATTACAGTGATGTTCCGCAGAATCTTATACAGGCAATCGTAGACTCAAATATAACCAGAAAAGATTTCATTGCTTCACAGGTAATTGCAAAAAAACCGTCCACAGTCGGAATCTACAGGCTTACAATGAAGGCAAACAGCGACAACTTCAGACAGAGTTCAATTCAGGGTGTAATGAAAAGAATAAAGGCACGCGGTATTCCTGTTATAGTTTACGAACCCACATGCAAAGAAGACACATTCTTCAATTCAAAAATTGAACGCAGCCTGGACGCTTTCAAAAAAACATGCGACGTTATTATTGCAAACAGAATGACAGAAGATCTGCTTGATGTAAAAGACAAAGTTTACACACGCGACCTCTACAGCAGGGACTGA